The Magnolia sinica isolate HGM2019 chromosome 9, MsV1, whole genome shotgun sequence sequence TACAATAAAACCAAGTATCAACTCATCCATTCTTGTGATGTTCTAAGTTTGAGAAGCTTTGTTGCACATCATTGGAATCATTTTCAGGAGTGAAATAGAAATATAGGCATGGTTATGGCAACCATTATCATGATGCTCTTGGGAAGTTATCATTATGGGAATTATTTGCATGTATGATTATAAACATAACAAAAATGGTGTTGCAATTGTACGTTGAAATGAATTGCATGCATCTTTCATTGGTGCCAATGCATCTAGAAAGTTGATCTTCATTTACTGCAACCATACATTGTGAATTTaaattccatttttcttttagcTTCTCATATCTTATGGATAAGTACTACATAATCACTTTGTAATTGAAGAAGAGCATGGGCATCTTGCAATATTGGTTCATCTATGTAACTTCTCAAATTAGAGAAACCAAGTCAGATTGaatgtttcttcttctttagatTATCAGATATGCTTGTAGGCTAGGACTAGGAGTGTAGACAAATTTGGGTTCTtactcttttccttctttcttttccttttttgataAATGAATTTGGATTCTTACTATTTTGATCATCTCTTGTGAGGGCCTTGGATTCTTTCATGGTAATAAGCTTCAAGGTAGGAGCAAAAATTGGACTAGAAAGTAGAAACCTAGTGGAGATGAACTTAGAAGATCAAAAGGAAATCATAACAGAATGGTGGTGATCAGGTACTAGAAACTGTCAGGCAGCGATGTTAAAGATTGGGGGGGGACCCAAAAAACTACCATATGGTCATGGTAATTGGACTAGGAACCCTTGCGAATCAAGAGAGGTTTCAAGAAGAGATCTCATGCTGGCCACAAGGAGTTCTGGAGTGCCAGTTCATATCTACAAATTACAAGAACTTTACTTTTAAAGGACACATTATTAAAGGAAGATGTCAATGCAATTGTGAAAGTGGGTTCTCTGCTTCACATGTTGAAGACAATTGAGAATCTGAGATCTTTCTTTGGAATATTTTTGGCTCTTTGTCAGCCAGAGAGTATTGGGGAGTCTATTTTCAAGAGAATGAATCCCAAGAAGTTATTGGAAAAATTGGAGGCCAAATGCAACAGTATGGAGGAGGTTGAGAGTGAATCCACTTTTAATGTGCTGTGCGTTACTGGAGCCGAGGAACTGTGGAGACGAACATGGCTGGCTTTTTGAAACTGAGGAGAGTGATTTGATCACAGCATGAAACTTGAGGGGAAATTTTATTAGACAACTACAAGACCTGATATACTATTTGGGGCACAGTGTTCAAGCAATTAAGAGGCAACATGAGCAATGGATGAATGTGGCAGAAATGAGAATCATTGAAATGGATGTATGGGAAGGCTAGGAAGGATTAGTATTAAGATATGAGGTCATTAGAAACAAATGGAGAGTAGCCCCAATTGGAAATAAATATATCGAAAGCCGATTGAGATGGTTTGGCAATATGCTAAGAAAACAAGTGACCCCAGTAAGGGCATTTTGATTAAAAGAGCATGAACAGAGGACAAGAGGAAGACATAAAAGGACTTGAAGAGCAAAGGTGAGAAAGGGCGTGAAGGCTTTTTCACTGACCAAAAATAGAGCCCTAGGAATACAAAGGTTTTGCAAAACAGGATTCACAAATATGACCCCAAATAGCCGGGACAAATGCTATTATGatgattaggggtgcacatggaactaGTAGAACCGGTAAatcggaccggaaccgaccaaaccgcacggtttggtccggttctgaagTGCACCGGTTCCAATTCCGGttccgaaaatcaaagaaccgattagttcaattcggttctcggtttggggtcttgtagaaccgaaccgaaccgaattTGGAACCGGACCgtagaaccgaacttggaaccggaccgagtttacaatatattttagttgtctattttcttagtttacaatatattttagttgtctatttgactcatgatttatggtttacaatgcaccctttgattgtttctatAAATGTCTTTTTGCACACCTTACACAATATCTAAACCAGTGTATCAAATAGCGTtcgtagcgtagcggtagcgtacgctacatagcgtagcgtAGCGATTTCGCTACGTAGCGTTTGAAATAGCGTTTTTCCCCTGTAGCGTGCGCTAcaagggtcgtagcgtacgctacggatatgtagcgtgtagcgcagGTAGCATACGCTACCTGtttggtattttattttatttttgttttttcagtgcaggaaacagtggtgaactcacaccacaagctaaacttaagttaaaaaacaaaaaacctaattctaaaggGCTTTCACCCCCAAACCGCAACAGTCGATGCAGCTGCTCTCCCCACCCTTCCATTTGGAGACCCAAAATCTTCTCACAGGGCCAATCCAACGCTGCCAACACTGCTtctctccccacccttcaatgttGTGGTCGAAAGTCAGCTGCCAGACGCAAACCGACGTTGCTCGTCTCCCCACTTTTCAATCGTGAGTTGGAAAAACTACTTCCAGAGGCAAACCGATCGCTGTGTAGCTTCAATATTTACAGTTTTCAGcgattcaatctcatcttgagacaaaaataggtatgctccttccttttttttgaattttttcaatgtacaatgaaaataacttggtattttcaattttttcctcaattttttcccttttaaaatgctAGTTACTGTCGGTTTGGTGTTCTttatacttttttctttttttttctgtggtatggcccacgtgggccccgctgaggtgcgtgaaggggtgggatgtgcattattttctatggtgtggcacacatggggcccattgaggtGCGTAAAGGGGtgggatgtgcattattttctatggtgtggcccacgtggggcccactaaggtgcgtgaaggggtggatttgcattattttctatggtgggcccactgtggtgtgcgtATGTTTATTTTTGTGATTCACTGATTTATCTGTgacgtgttttttttttgggtcaagtAGTGAACTAAAGAGAGAAGAATgtttgaagaaaaagagagagagaaagattttgcatggaaatatgtggcTGATAATCCACTTGGACAATCTCATAGAAATTATATGCTATGCAAATTTTGCGGTTAAAGATGTACGGGAGGCGTGACTCGCCTAAAGCATCATTTGGCCGGAACCCAAAATGGGATAAAGCTGTGCCCAAAAGTGACAGAAGAAGCCAAAGAGGAGTGTAGAAAGGCTTTAAAGGAATATcatgatggaaaaaataaaagaaatgaggtGTTTCGAGATATTGGGAGAGGGGGATCAACATATCTTTCTGGTTCTGGCTCTGCAAGTGATAGCGCTAGTGTGGGTAATGATGCTTTCATTGGCAGCCAACTTGGTAGTGGATCTTCTGGTAATCAACCAATGGCAAGAGCAAGGGGTCCTATGGATCAATTTGTTAGTAGTGAGCAACGTCAATCCACATTGAATTcaaggtggaagaaggaagaaagaaaagaagtatgCAAGGTgattggaagatttttttttgggaatgctttgtcattcaacctgtgtAATAGCCCATACTTTTCGGCAATGTGTGAGGCTATTGGCAAGTTTGGACCGGGATTGAAGCCACCAACCATGCATGAGATGAGAACATGGATACTAAAAGAGGAGGTTGTTAATACTGATAGTTTAATGAAAGCATATAAAGCTTCCTGGAAAACTTATGGATGTTCAATTATGtctgatggatggacggatggaaaGAATAGAAGCATCATTAATTTTTTGATTAATTCTCCGATTGGAACAATGTTTTACAAGTCTATTGATGCTTCAGATTCAATAAAAGATGGGAATTTGTTATTCGAATATCTTGATGAAATTGTGGAAGAAATTGGGGAAGAAAATGTGGTCCAGGTTATCACGGATAACCATTCAAGCTATGTGAGTGCTGGGAAGAGGTTGATGGATAAGAGGAAAAGGATATATTGGACTCCGTGTGCTGCAAATTGCATAGATCTGATATTGGAGGAtattggaaaaatgaaaatatattctgaaacgcTTGAAAAGGCAAGGACAATGACGAAGTTTATTTATGTGCATGGAATTGTATTGAGCATGATGAGAAGCTTCACGAATAACCATGAGCTTCTACGGCCGGCAGTAACACGCTTTGCAACATCATACCTCACCCTTCGAAGTATTTACAAGCAAAAGAATGGTCTTATAGCCATGTTTGCATCGGAACAATGGTGCTCATGTTCTTGGGCAAAAAAACCTGAAGGAATAAAGGTACGGGTTATTATAATGTTTGATCCGAAGTTTTGGCCTCATGTTGCCTTATGTGTTAAGAGCACCATGCCATTGGTAAGCGTTTTAAGAGAAGTAGATTCGGAAGAGAGGCCAGCAATGGGGTTCATTTATGAATTGATGGACTCAGCGAAGGAGAAAATTGCATTTAATTGCAATAATGTAAAAAAGAGATGTGTTCCAATGTGGAACAAAATAGATGAAAGATGGACTCCTCAGCTTCATCGTCCTCTACATGCAGCCGGGTACTATCTGAATCCTCAAATACGGTACTCAGGTAAGTTCTCTACACACCCTGAGATAAAAAGGAGGTTGTTTGAGTGCAGGGATAGGATGATCCCCCATGAAGAGCATGCTGATGCTGATATTCAGTTGGATGAATATGACAAGAGAAGAGGGGATTTTGGCTCTCGCCTTGCACTCGAAACCATGACAAAGCGTTCCCCAAgtaatttataattttatattttgatattttcattgttatgtaaattatatttttataattgatgtaagtatttaattaatttatgtaGCTGATTGGTGGGAACGCTTTGGAGATAGAACTCCACAGCTTACGAAGTTTGCAGTACGAGTTTTAAGCCTCACATGCAGTACTTCTGGCTATGAGAGAAATTGGAGTACTTTTGAGCAGGTGACTTTTGTACCATTCAATATTCTAAATTGGTTAATTTTTATTTAGTAGATTAGCAAGTCTTTGATAATTGACTGACATAGATCATCAcatgatcaaatccacacaaaGAAGAGAAATCGGCTAGAGCAACAAAAACTCAACTCTCTAGTATATGTGATGTATAATATGAAactgagagaaagaagcatgaagAGAAGGGCGGCAATGGATCCAATATTGGTGGACCACATTGAAtcagatgatgaatggattgttGAGAAAGAAGGCCCTGTTCTCCCAACTGATTCATCGTGGCTCGAAGATCAAAATATGGCCTTTGATATTAGTGCCATTACAACTATTCCGGAGTCTAATGATCCAGTTGACAACAATGCACCATCAACATCTAATATTTCTGAAGGAGTTTGCCCCCCACCTTCCTCAAAGAAAAGGAAGACAACTACTTTAAGTGTTTATAGTTATAGACTAAGTTACATGAATATTTTTAACAAAGAAAGTAAAAGACCAAtgaatctcttcttttttttcttttcttttttttataatgtGTAGGTGGTCCCATGGGAAGATTTCTTACTACTATAAGAGAGGAAGGAGATATAGGAACGAGTGttcatggtgtggatgatgtACATGCAGATGTAAATGCTGATGCTGATGATGAAAGGCCTAGACCTGGTGACGAAGTGAATGAGGATGAAGACAACGACGATGACCTATTAGATATAGATGACTGATGGCCTTTAGAGTTTAGACACTAGAGTCTAGAGACTAATTATTGAGAATTTGAGATGTTGATTTTGAGGAATGTGACATTTGTATTGTACTTAATGCTCTTaactttgggatttttattttgaagaatgtgacatttatatattttgtttttttcttactatttaatatttatcatatatatatatatatataatagaagtattgtgtagcttacgctacacgctacgctatttcgctacacgctacgaAGGGTTGAACGCtatgcaacacgctaccgctatttaaaacactgatctagaccattcatcaaatagaccacaacatgaatggacatgagctggattataattttttttttttttttaaaaaaaaaacatgcaatagGGCTAGATATAAAAAGCCcagatccgtagaaccgaacttgTTTTTATGGTCCTGAACCGGctcggttctagggtgcaaacggttcggttccggttccgatTTTCCTGGAACTGTTAGGAACAgtttggttccggtttcaccctagaaccgcACCGAACCAACCCGTGTGTACCCctaatgatgatggcattgtggtggtggtggtgaggaAAGTGATCGAAAGACTGGTCCAAAAAGCTCTTATCTGAAGATGAGGAGCTTGAGAAGAATCAAGGTTCAGAAACAGAGATGCTTGGAGTAGGTTGGCATGATATGGAGAAAGTGTGGAAACATAAAAAAATCTTACGTCCAACACGTTTGTAAGTTAAGGCATCATGGATTTGGTAAGTTTCCTTTCCCATAATGACACCACATGTGATGGAAGTAACGTCCAGCTTTTGT is a genomic window containing:
- the LOC131254856 gene encoding uncharacterized protein LOC131254856 encodes the protein MWNKIDERWTPQLHRPLHAAGYYLNPQIRYSGKFSTHPEIKRRLFECRDRMIPHEEHADADIQLDEYDKRRGDFGSRLALETMTKRSPTDWWERFGDRTPQLTKFAVRVLSLTCSTSGYERNWSTFEQVTFVPFNILNWLIFI